The following proteins are encoded in a genomic region of Paenibacillus sp. FSL R7-0273:
- a CDS encoding GGDEF domain-containing protein: MFLQIGEIAEQIPEISPQHKCEYVDHIFKGNPKLQGVCVTENGQAVALIMRIRFYQQIGTLYGYTLYMGRPVELVMDRNPLVVEYKTQITEVSRLAMDRNEENLYDYVLVMHEGHLFGAVSVRELLLNFAEIQAVAASFLNPLTGLPGNLSINEWMVKSLLQEQFSVLYIDLDHFKAYNDTYGFKEGDRLIQAAAEILKHCALQREGFLGHIGGDDFIIFINDYQFEEYCKTIIAEFEKVIKGFYHPGHLAQQYVLAESRSGGVEKIPLVSISVAVVTNRFRQFASVEALSEEAARLKKKCKKIKGSSFADDSDLAVSRAGS; this comes from the coding sequence ATGTTTCTTCAAATCGGTGAAATTGCGGAGCAAATCCCGGAGATTTCCCCGCAGCATAAATGCGAATATGTGGATCATATTTTCAAAGGCAACCCTAAGCTTCAAGGTGTATGTGTGACGGAGAACGGGCAGGCGGTGGCCTTGATTATGCGCATCCGCTTTTATCAGCAGATCGGGACGTTATACGGCTATACGCTGTATATGGGCAGGCCGGTGGAGCTTGTGATGGACCGCAATCCGCTGGTTGTCGAGTATAAGACACAGATTACGGAGGTCAGCAGACTGGCGATGGACCGCAACGAGGAGAACCTGTATGATTATGTGCTGGTCATGCATGAGGGGCATTTGTTCGGAGCGGTGAGCGTACGTGAGCTTTTGCTTAATTTTGCTGAAATTCAGGCGGTGGCTGCCAGCTTTCTCAATCCGCTTACCGGACTTCCGGGCAATCTGAGCATCAATGAATGGATGGTAAAATCGCTTTTGCAGGAGCAGTTCAGTGTGCTATACATAGATCTTGACCATTTCAAGGCTTACAACGATACGTACGGATTTAAGGAGGGCGACCGGCTGATCCAGGCGGCTGCGGAGATATTGAAGCATTGCGCTTTGCAGCGGGAAGGGTTTCTTGGGCATATCGGCGGGGACGACTTTATTATTTTTATTAATGACTATCAGTTTGAAGAGTACTGCAAGACCATTATTGCGGAATTTGAAAAGGTGATAAAAGGATTCTATCATCCGGGCCATCTGGCGCAGCAGTATGTGCTGGCGGAGAGCAGATCGGGCGGTGTCGAGAAAATCCCGCTGGTCTCCATCTCCGTTGCAGTAGTGACCAACCGTTTCCGCCAGTTTGCATCGGTTGAGGCCTTGTCCGAAGAGGCGGCGCGGCTCAAAAAAAAGTGCAAGAAGATCAAAGGCAGCAGCTTTGCAGATGATTCTGACCTTGCGGTAAGCAGGGCAGGCTCCTGA
- a CDS encoding selenium metabolism-associated LysR family transcriptional regulator, which yields MNFHQLHIFYTVSEQGSFSAAAQRLHMTQPAVTMQVQALEDYFGTKLFDRSSKKIVLSEAGQVLLPYARRSIQLIREADQAMTAFTHMLEGRLQLGASLTIGEYVLPRLLGPFGKEYPNISITMKVMNTSQIIEEIHKHQLDFGLVEAPVAHPAMVQEPVMGDELKLIVPREHPLAGQGGVTLADALQYPFVLREQGSGTRIVMEEQLLEKGLDPGAMRIVMELGSTGAVKSAVEAGLGITIISASSVKHEVALGLLKIVDITDASFKRQFYAIHLKSTLLPIPAVTFLTYLREHKDDR from the coding sequence ATGAATTTTCATCAGCTGCATATTTTTTATACGGTATCAGAGCAGGGGAGCTTCTCTGCTGCAGCCCAGCGGCTGCATATGACCCAGCCTGCGGTCACGATGCAGGTGCAGGCACTGGAGGATTATTTCGGCACCAAGCTGTTCGACCGCTCCAGTAAAAAGATCGTGCTCTCGGAAGCGGGACAGGTGCTGCTGCCGTATGCGCGGCGCAGCATCCAGCTGATCCGTGAGGCCGATCAGGCCATGACGGCATTTACGCATATGCTGGAGGGGCGGCTGCAGCTCGGGGCAAGCCTGACGATCGGCGAATATGTGCTGCCGCGGCTGCTCGGGCCCTTCGGCAAGGAATATCCCAACATTTCCATTACCATGAAAGTTATGAATACTTCACAGATTATAGAGGAGATTCATAAGCATCAGCTGGATTTCGGGCTGGTTGAAGCACCGGTAGCCCATCCGGCAATGGTGCAGGAGCCGGTAATGGGGGATGAGCTCAAGCTGATCGTACCGAGGGAGCACCCGTTAGCCGGGCAAGGCGGGGTTACCCTGGCGGATGCGCTGCAATATCCGTTCGTTCTGCGTGAGCAGGGATCAGGCACGCGGATAGTGATGGAGGAGCAGCTGCTCGAAAAGGGTCTTGACCCTGGAGCTATGAGGATCGTCATGGAGCTCGGGAGCACCGGTGCTGTAAAATCGGCGGTGGAAGCCGGACTCGGTATTACGATTATTTCCGCATCCTCGGTCAAGCATGAGGTAGCGCTCGGATTGCTCAAGATTGTTGATATTACAGATGCCTCCTTTAAGCGGCAGTTCTATGCCATCCATCTGAAATCGACGCTGCTGCCGATTCCGGCAGTCACCTTCCT